In Procambarus clarkii isolate CNS0578487 chromosome 50, FALCON_Pclarkii_2.0, whole genome shotgun sequence, one genomic interval encodes:
- the LOC138351585 gene encoding uncharacterized protein isoform X2, with the protein MLVEEFLRRVPPPVRLYLADKEETDYLKCAKSADTYSLIHRLTPEPSSSKKSWYSYEKVSPDQAGSQLYCKYCRLYGHTIDKCGKSQYKGTTDQQRPKPTPPKSGKPVMNVGVDVNDLSLFSNHLYTGTVSANGSNPEGRFKLKILRDTAALQSIILKSAVPNIVYTGETVFITDLTATTPYPLARVHLDCPYVNGEVQVAVREKPFPMPGVQLLLGNDLAEDLQPTNLIVMDKPQAETQPDSIPGFFLENDLLYRRYRPSKLKEEDDWANTEQLVIPTSLRPTILHLAHGAFSHYGFNKTYHGIRQDYYWPGMVNNVKQYVKQCHTCQMAGKPNVSIPRAPLIPIQVPAEPFHRLIIDCVGPLPRTSSGNAYILTILCPTTRFPIAVPVKNITAATVIKHLLKIFTQYGFPREIQSDCGTNFTSDLFKRTLEEFNIKPVLSSPIILLHRVLLNVVIRPSKHS; encoded by the exons atgcttgttgaagaattcttgagacgtgtgccgcctcctgtccgcctctacttagcagataaagaagaaaccgactacctgaagtgtgctaagtcggctgacacttacagcctcatccaccggctgacacctgaaccatcctccagtaagaagtcgtggtacagttacgagaaggtgagccccgatcaagctggttcacaactgtactgcaagtattgtagactctatggacataccatagacaagtgtggtaagtctcaatacaagggaaccactgaccaacaacgacccaaaccaactcctcctaagtccggtaagcctgtgatgaatgttggtgttgatgttaatgatctttctcttttcagtaaccacctgtatactggaactgtctctgccaacggttcaaatccggagggacgtttcaaattgaagatcttgagggacacagcggctctacaatcgatcatcttgaagtcggctgtgcccaacatagtctacaccggggaaacggtcttcatcactgacctcactgctactactccataccctctcgccagagtccacctggattgtccctacgtgaacggggaagtccaagtcgccgtcagggaaaagccttttcccatgcctggagtgcaacttctcctaggcaacgacttggcagaagacctgcaaccaaccaacctgatcgtcatggacaaaccccag gctgagactcaacccgacagtattcctgggttcttcctagagaacgacttgctctaccgccgatatagacccagtaaactgaaggaggaggacgattgggccaacaccgaacaacttgtgattcccaccagcctgcggcccactattctacacctggcccatggagcattctcccactacggcttcaacaagacttaccatgggattcgtcaagactactactggccaggtatggtaaacaacgtcaaacagtacgtaaaacagtgtcatacatgtcagatggcaggcaaaccgaacgtctccattcccagagcaccactgattcccatacaggtgcctgcggaacctttccacagactcataatagactgtgttggtcctttacctcggaccagttcaggtaacgcctacatcctaaccatcctgtgtcctaccaccagatttcccatagcagttccagtgaagaacatcacggctgctacggttatcaaacatctactgaagatcttcactcaatacggatttcccagggagattcaaagtgactgtggcaccaacttcaccagtgatctcttcaaaagaacactggaggagttcaacatcaaaccggtattgtccagccctatcatcctgcttcacagggttctcttgaacgtagtcatcagaccatcaaagcactcttga